From Enterococcus mediterraneensis, the proteins below share one genomic window:
- a CDS encoding YpmS family protein, with product MENKTPKRAQRPQQKNQRQGFRLKNPWRAAFLLLAALVLGTGFFLGSRLFAEREPQYKKTPDIVEHSGTPVLTINSNKKQVNELIDFYLGEFQKDSDVKYDFALENEAMLSGEFKVLGFPMRFYLYFDPYVMDNGNIQLRAKSLSIGTLGLPIKEVMDMVKRSYKFPKWIDVNSKEKNIMIRLDQFRMQNGLFMKANKINLVDDEIQISLYLPKSENKTADTSTSTTEE from the coding sequence ATGGAAAATAAAACACCAAAAAGAGCACAACGGCCGCAGCAAAAGAATCAGCGGCAGGGATTTCGCTTAAAAAATCCTTGGCGCGCTGCTTTTTTGCTGTTGGCGGCATTAGTACTGGGAACAGGTTTTTTTCTTGGTTCGCGACTTTTTGCTGAACGGGAACCTCAGTATAAAAAAACACCGGATATCGTTGAACACAGCGGTACTCCTGTATTGACGATCAACAGTAATAAAAAACAGGTCAATGAATTGATCGACTTTTATTTGGGAGAATTCCAAAAAGATTCCGATGTGAAATATGACTTTGCTTTAGAAAACGAAGCGATGTTGTCAGGAGAATTCAAAGTATTGGGCTTTCCAATGCGCTTTTATCTATATTTTGATCCATACGTCATGGACAACGGAAATATCCAACTACGAGCGAAAAGCTTGTCTATCGGTACGTTAGGACTTCCTATCAAAGAAGTAATGGATATGGTCAAGCGCAGCTATAAATTCCCTAAATGGATCGATGTCAATTCGAAAGAAAAAAATATCATGATTCGACTGGATCAATTCCGTATGCAAAATGGATTGTTCATGAAAGCTAATAAGATCAATTTAGTAGACGATGAGATCCAAATCAGTTTATACTTACCGAAAAGTGAGAATAAAACTGCTGACACTAGCACATCTACAACAGAAGAATAG
- a CDS encoding SGNH/GDSL hydrolase family protein, whose protein sequence is MKIMKIIIHVLLVGIMAFLVFILLDHTISKEQPRLEPASVLKKDSDKKEKIHYVAIGDSLTEGVGDQTKRGGFVPIVADDIQTRYDLAGVEVENYGVAGERSDQILKRIKNDQTIRDNIETADFITMTVGGNDLMRVFQTNFFNLTIKTFNKPIKKYQQRVTDLLDEIRQLNQTAPIYILGIYNPFYLNFPEITDMQKIVDNWNQATEEAAKAEKLTAFIPINDLLYKGLDSKVGITSELSETEDSSMSGNNLNSVDNNVLYEGDKFHPNNIGYQLMASVVRDELIKTQDEWLIKGQK, encoded by the coding sequence TTGAAAATAATGAAGATAATCATTCATGTACTATTGGTAGGGATCATGGCGTTTCTTGTTTTTATTCTGCTGGATCACACCATTTCTAAAGAACAGCCGCGTTTGGAACCGGCATCCGTTCTAAAAAAAGACTCAGACAAAAAAGAAAAGATCCATTATGTCGCGATCGGTGATTCACTGACAGAAGGAGTAGGAGATCAAACAAAGCGCGGCGGATTTGTACCGATCGTAGCAGATGATATTCAGACACGCTATGATCTTGCCGGTGTAGAAGTTGAAAACTATGGTGTGGCTGGTGAGCGCAGTGATCAAATCTTGAAACGTATAAAAAACGATCAAACGATCCGAGACAATATCGAAACTGCGGACTTTATCACGATGACGGTGGGCGGAAATGACTTGATGCGCGTTTTTCAAACGAATTTTTTCAATCTGACTATCAAGACATTCAACAAGCCTATTAAAAAATATCAACAAAGGGTCACTGACTTATTAGACGAGATTCGTCAACTGAATCAAACTGCACCGATCTATATCTTAGGCATCTACAATCCATTTTATCTGAACTTCCCTGAGATCACAGACATGCAAAAAATCGTTGATAATTGGAATCAAGCCACTGAAGAAGCTGCGAAAGCTGAAAAATTGACAGCATTTATTCCAATCAATGACTTGCTTTATAAAGGATTGGACAGCAAGGTCGGCATCACCAGCGAGTTGTCGGAAACAGAAGACAGCAGCATGAGCGGGAATAATTTAAATAGTGTAGATAATAATGTATTGTATGAAGGAGATAAATTCCATCCAAATAATATCGGCTATCAACTGATGGCAAGTGTTGTCAGAGATGAGTTGATCAAAACGCAAGACGAATGGTTAATAAAGGGGCAGAAATAA
- a CDS encoding DegV family protein, which produces MTKLKIVTDSSCTMEKSTRERLNIHVMPLSVMIDGVVYPDDDLLSGEKFMEMMANAHELPKTSQPPIGEFVDLYDELGKDGSQVLSIHMTKGLSGTVEAARQASNLSKSNVTVVDSDTTDQGLSFQVIRAAELALEGKEIDEVLDEVERVRENTKLFIGVSTLNNLVKGGRISRTKGILSNLLNMRVVMDFDHSELIPIVKGRGAKTFTKWFEQLKAELKEIPNVKQIGISHAAGQELTEKFKAELQVLFPDMHIPLLHTTPIIATHTGEGAFAITYYTE; this is translated from the coding sequence ATGACAAAACTTAAGATAGTAACAGATTCTTCTTGTACCATGGAAAAGAGTACGCGTGAACGCTTGAATATCCATGTAATGCCGTTATCCGTAATGATCGATGGTGTGGTCTATCCTGATGATGATCTTTTGAGCGGCGAAAAATTTATGGAGATGATGGCTAACGCCCACGAGCTTCCAAAAACCAGTCAACCGCCTATTGGAGAATTTGTTGACTTGTATGACGAATTAGGCAAAGACGGCAGCCAAGTGCTATCGATCCATATGACAAAAGGATTGAGCGGCACCGTTGAGGCGGCTCGTCAAGCCAGCAATCTTTCTAAGAGCAATGTGACTGTCGTTGATAGCGATACGACAGACCAAGGATTATCTTTCCAAGTGATTCGCGCTGCCGAATTGGCGTTAGAAGGAAAAGAAATCGATGAAGTCTTGGATGAAGTCGAACGGGTACGAGAAAACACAAAATTATTTATTGGTGTTTCTACATTAAATAACCTAGTGAAAGGCGGACGCATCAGCCGGACCAAAGGAATCTTATCCAACTTGCTGAATATGCGGGTCGTTATGGATTTTGATCATTCTGAGTTGATCCCCATCGTCAAAGGGCGCGGCGCAAAAACCTTCACCAAGTGGTTTGAACAATTGAAAGCGGAATTAAAGGAAATCCCGAATGTCAAACAAATCGGTATTTCTCATGCGGCAGGACAAGAATTGACTGAAAAATTCAAGGCTGAACTACAAGTGCTGTTTCCTGATATGCACATCCCGCTTCTGCATACGACACCGATCATCGCAACACATACCGGCGAAGGTGCCTTTGCCATTACCTATTACACTGAATAG
- the trhA gene encoding PAQR family membrane homeostasis protein TrhA, whose product MEKSKFSRKYLIVNEVLNAVTHGIGFGLSVAGLVILLVKGARLGSAIHVVSYAVYGSMMILLFLCSTLFHSLIFTRAKKVFQVFDHASIFLLIAGSYTPYCLLSIRGWLGWTLFGLIWLSAISGVVYKSVTLHKKETVSKVSTVIYIIMGWLCILAAKPLLASLGVTGTVLLVSGGVAYTIGAIFYSFKNIRFMHVVWHLFVMLGAGLMYFSILFFT is encoded by the coding sequence ATGGAAAAATCAAAATTCAGCCGTAAATATTTGATTGTAAACGAGGTTTTAAACGCGGTCACACACGGTATCGGTTTTGGACTGAGCGTGGCGGGACTGGTGATTTTGTTGGTGAAAGGGGCACGATTAGGTTCTGCGATCCATGTGGTATCTTATGCTGTTTACGGCTCCATGATGATTTTGCTTTTTTTATGTTCCACACTATTTCACAGTTTGATTTTTACAAGGGCTAAAAAAGTCTTTCAGGTCTTTGATCATGCATCGATCTTTCTTTTGATCGCCGGCAGTTATACACCTTACTGCTTATTGAGTATTCGCGGCTGGTTAGGTTGGACACTGTTTGGCTTGATTTGGTTGTCAGCCATCAGCGGCGTTGTTTATAAATCGGTGACATTGCATAAAAAAGAAACGGTTTCGAAAGTTTCAACAGTCATCTACATTATTATGGGCTGGTTGTGTATCTTGGCCGCCAAACCGCTATTGGCGTCACTAGGTGTTACAGGTACAGTGCTTCTGGTCAGCGGCGGGGTCGCTTATACCATCGGCGCGATTTTTTACAGTTTCAAAAATATCCGCTTCATGCATGTCGTTTGGCATTTGTTTGTGATGCTTGGTGCGGGATTGATGTATTTTTCCATCCTGTTTTTCACCTAA
- a CDS encoding dihydrofolate reductase, giving the protein MLAAIWAEDKNGLIGKQGTLPWRLPNDLRFFKEKTTGNIIVMGRKTFEGMGSRPLPNRTTIVLTSDENYQAEGVLVLHSAAEVLDYAKQQSLPVFVIGGAVVFQELLPECDTIYRTVIEAEFEGDTYLPAIDWSVWKLIETIPGTVDEKNIYPHRFEIYKRK; this is encoded by the coding sequence ATGTTAGCTGCAATTTGGGCAGAAGATAAAAATGGACTGATCGGCAAACAAGGAACATTGCCTTGGCGCCTGCCAAATGATCTTCGATTTTTTAAAGAGAAAACGACTGGAAACATCATAGTCATGGGACGTAAAACATTTGAAGGTATGGGGAGCCGCCCACTGCCTAATCGGACGACGATCGTTTTGACGTCAGACGAAAACTATCAAGCAGAAGGTGTCTTGGTCCTTCATTCTGCAGCTGAGGTGTTGGATTATGCCAAACAGCAAAGTCTGCCGGTTTTTGTGATCGGCGGGGCTGTGGTTTTCCAAGAATTGCTGCCAGAATGCGATACGATTTATCGTACGGTGATCGAAGCTGAATTTGAAGGGGATACGTATCTTCCGGCAATTGATTGGTCAGTTTGGAAATTAATCGAAACGATCCCCGGAACGGTGGATGAAAAAAATATTTATCCTCATCGATTTGAGATTTATAAAAGAAAATAA
- a CDS encoding thymidylate synthase → MEQAYLELGRKLLEEGHQKGDRTGTGTNSLFGYQMRFDLSQGFPLLTTKRVPFGLIKSELLWFLKGDTNIRYLLQHNNHIWDEWAFERYVQSSEYQGPDMTDFGRRALADEEFNKVYQEELKHFCSRIVEDAEFAEKYGDLGHIYGYQWRHWETKEGGFIDQIKDVIEMIKKNPDSRRLIVSAWNPEDVPSMALPPCHTLFQFYVNDGKLSCQLYQRSADVFLGVPFNIASYALLTHLIAHETGLAVGEFIHTMGDAHLYNNHFEQMKEQLTREPRPFPKLVLADKKSVFDFEMEDITLEGYDPHPSIKAPIAV, encoded by the coding sequence ATGGAACAGGCATATCTAGAACTAGGAAGAAAATTGCTGGAAGAAGGACATCAAAAAGGAGATCGTACCGGTACGGGAACCAATAGCTTGTTTGGTTATCAAATGCGGTTTGACTTGTCTCAAGGATTTCCCTTGCTGACAACGAAACGCGTGCCTTTTGGACTGATCAAAAGCGAGTTGCTTTGGTTTTTGAAAGGCGATACGAATATTCGTTATTTACTACAGCACAATAACCATATTTGGGACGAATGGGCATTCGAGCGTTATGTTCAAAGTTCAGAGTATCAAGGACCGGATATGACCGATTTTGGCCGTCGTGCATTGGCGGACGAAGAGTTCAATAAAGTCTATCAGGAAGAATTGAAACATTTTTGTTCACGGATCGTCGAAGACGCGGAATTTGCGGAAAAATATGGAGATCTAGGTCATATTTACGGTTATCAATGGCGGCATTGGGAAACCAAAGAGGGCGGATTTATTGATCAAATCAAAGATGTCATTGAAATGATCAAAAAAAATCCTGATTCCCGCCGCTTGATCGTGTCCGCATGGAATCCAGAAGATGTGCCATCTATGGCTTTGCCGCCTTGCCATACCTTGTTCCAATTTTATGTCAATGACGGCAAGTTGAGCTGCCAATTGTATCAGCGCAGTGCCGATGTCTTTTTGGGGGTTCCGTTTAATATCGCAAGCTATGCATTGCTCACACATTTGATCGCTCATGAAACAGGACTGGCTGTCGGAGAGTTTATCCATACGATGGGGGATGCACACTTGTACAACAATCATTTCGAACAGATGAAAGAACAGTTGACCCGCGAGCCGCGTCCATTTCCCAAATTAGTATTGGCAGATAAAAAGTCTGTTTTTGATTTCGAGATGGAAGATATTACTTTAGAAGGCTATGATCCTCATCCATCTATCAAAGCGCCTATCGCGGTATGA
- a CDS encoding ABC-F family ATP-binding cassette domain-containing protein encodes MKELKVERLTKTYGEKTLFDQISFLIHEKDRVGLIGINGTGKSSLLNILAGKDSGDGDITAISYPSDYRIGFLSQTTDLAEDKTILEAVFQGNSPMIQAVRNYEQALLDLTEHGGSPEVQERFAKAEETMNEKDAWLTDTNAKIILQKLGIRELDKKISELSGGQKKRVGLAQVLIDEPDMLLLDEPTNHLDYEAIQWLESYLKQYRGALLMVTHDRYFLDRVANRMFELAFGKLYEYKGNYESYLTEKAERERVASEQEDKRKQLYKQELAWMRQGAKARSTKQQARIQRFEDLKENLHQVQTTENLAIDVATKRLGKKVLEIENGGYTIEGQRILKDFDLLIQSRERLGITGENGTGKSTLLNILAGRIQLDSGTLNVGETVRLAYYTQQNEKMDGEQRMIAYLQEAAEEVRQTDGTTISVAELLERFLFPRYMHGTKIGKLSGGEKRRLYLLKLLVGQPNVLLLDEPTNDLDIDTLTVLEDYLGSFPGAVITVSHDRYFLDKVAEKLLIFKGDGEIEGYYGSIMDYLQIKEQPAETVKSTQEKVVATSTPETKKKKLSYLEKKEWDTIEDEIAELEAKTAELTEAMNHQGDDFTKLQELQQTLTETEAELEKKMERWEYLSEFADA; translated from the coding sequence GTGAAAGAGTTAAAAGTAGAGCGTTTGACAAAAACATATGGTGAAAAGACGCTTTTTGACCAAATCTCTTTTTTGATCCATGAAAAAGATCGAGTCGGTTTGATCGGTATCAATGGAACTGGAAAGTCCAGTTTATTAAACATTTTGGCAGGAAAAGACAGCGGAGATGGAGATATCACAGCCATTAGCTATCCTAGCGATTATCGGATCGGATTCTTGTCTCAGACGACTGACTTAGCAGAAGACAAAACGATTTTAGAAGCGGTCTTCCAAGGAAACAGCCCGATGATCCAAGCAGTTCGCAATTACGAACAAGCGCTGCTGGATCTTACTGAACATGGCGGTTCTCCAGAAGTACAGGAGCGCTTCGCTAAGGCAGAGGAAACAATGAACGAAAAAGATGCTTGGCTGACAGATACAAACGCCAAAATCATTTTGCAAAAGCTGGGAATCCGCGAGTTGGATAAAAAAATCAGTGAACTCTCCGGTGGACAAAAAAAGCGGGTGGGACTTGCACAAGTCTTGATCGATGAACCGGATATGCTTTTGCTGGATGAACCTACCAATCATCTTGATTATGAAGCGATCCAATGGCTGGAAAGCTATTTGAAACAATATCGAGGTGCGTTGTTGATGGTCACCCATGATCGTTATTTTCTTGATCGTGTAGCAAATCGCATGTTTGAACTGGCCTTTGGGAAATTGTATGAATACAAAGGGAATTACGAGTCTTATCTGACAGAAAAAGCCGAAAGAGAGCGGGTGGCATCTGAACAAGAGGACAAGCGCAAACAGTTATACAAACAAGAATTGGCATGGATGCGCCAAGGTGCAAAAGCACGTTCAACCAAACAACAAGCGCGGATCCAACGTTTCGAAGACTTGAAAGAAAATCTGCATCAGGTTCAAACTACCGAAAATCTTGCGATCGATGTGGCAACCAAACGTCTTGGAAAAAAAGTGTTGGAAATAGAAAATGGCGGGTACACCATTGAAGGCCAGCGAATCTTAAAAGACTTTGATCTATTGATCCAGTCAAGAGAACGTTTAGGGATCACTGGAGAAAACGGCACCGGAAAGTCAACATTGCTGAATATTCTGGCAGGACGGATCCAATTAGACAGCGGAACATTGAACGTAGGCGAAACAGTCCGATTAGCATATTATACGCAACAAAATGAAAAAATGGATGGCGAGCAACGAATGATCGCTTATCTGCAAGAAGCAGCCGAAGAAGTGCGGCAAACGGACGGTACGACGATCAGCGTCGCTGAATTGTTGGAACGTTTCTTGTTTCCTAGATACATGCATGGGACAAAGATCGGTAAATTATCCGGTGGGGAGAAACGCCGGTTGTATCTGCTGAAATTATTGGTAGGCCAACCGAATGTACTTTTGCTGGATGAACCTACAAATGATCTGGACATCGATACATTGACCGTTTTGGAAGATTATTTGGGAAGTTTCCCTGGTGCGGTGATCACTGTCTCTCACGATCGCTACTTTCTTGATAAAGTTGCCGAAAAATTGCTGATCTTTAAAGGTGATGGAGAGATCGAAGGGTATTACGGTTCGATCATGGATTATTTACAGATCAAAGAGCAGCCGGCAGAAACTGTTAAAAGTACTCAAGAAAAAGTTGTCGCAACTTCGACACCAGAAACTAAAAAGAAAAAATTAAGCTATCTGGAAAAGAAAGAATGGGATACTATTGAAGATGAGATCGCAGAACTAGAAGCCAAGACCGCTGAGCTGACAGAAGCGATGAATCATCAAGGGGACGATTTCACCAAACTGCAAGAACTGCAGCAGACCCTTACAGAAACAGAAGCGGAACTGGAAAAGAAAATGGAACGCTGGGAATATTTGAGCGAATTTGCGGACGCATAA
- a CDS encoding cation:proton antiporter, with amino-acid sequence MEFIELVILIASAITFSNIFNKMVPAIPIFFVQIFLGILLGLTEHGQSIHFEPEIFLIMIIAPLLFREGEHADIPMILKNFGVILALAFGGVLLTLLGVGLLVHQLLPMIPLAACFAFGAALGPTDAVAVGSLTKRLKISKKALRILEGESLLNDASGVTAFQFAVLALLSGSFSPVNAGITLLFSSIGGAAVGFIVVWLKRKIIEWIEGASAQDVTAYLLIELLLPFLAYLLAEAFHVSGIIAAVIAGIAQAQFRRSKISLFTAELANVSEATWGTIVFTLNALVFVFLGIEISQVFSPVWESATYSNQHLLGIIFAVAVSLYILRGIFIVMIYLFKERSNIKNCFNEILLLIFGGAKGTLSLATIFILPVTVHAQNFEIRSVLLFLTAGVIIVTLVISMLVLPLLSEGEAELPIDQKRLLILKEVAAQLNAERQLSEVTDSEKVALQAVIDNYEGRIWETYEGSLTESEQQEVQEIRGLILSIEQDGLDESYRKGEISRNSYRFYSRFISEFQRSATRQFFSFLGFWLLVVRQILRVMIHPKLFWQRWKANGQDLKQRNISELQDVFEKNTQQVQESLENLRDVYDEKLIDGFLHRRQLVIERLRQSDFFVKMLVKGDPSFSKEILRGYYLERKVIDEFESAGKITTFSANEYRKEVNLLESYAINQNSAPSLMTFLWQIRIEK; translated from the coding sequence ATGGAATTTATTGAATTAGTGATTTTGATCGCTAGTGCGATTACTTTTTCAAATATTTTCAATAAAATGGTCCCCGCGATTCCTATTTTTTTCGTTCAGATATTTTTAGGTATTTTGCTGGGGCTTACAGAACATGGTCAATCTATTCATTTTGAACCAGAGATTTTTCTGATCATGATCATTGCTCCATTGCTGTTTCGTGAAGGAGAACATGCGGATATTCCGATGATCCTGAAAAACTTTGGTGTGATCTTGGCTTTAGCATTTGGCGGGGTATTGTTGACATTGCTTGGTGTAGGCCTGCTGGTACATCAATTATTGCCGATGATCCCATTAGCGGCTTGTTTTGCTTTTGGGGCGGCGTTAGGACCGACTGATGCGGTAGCGGTAGGATCATTGACCAAACGATTGAAGATCTCCAAAAAAGCATTGCGGATCTTAGAAGGGGAAAGTCTGTTGAATGACGCATCTGGGGTCACAGCGTTTCAGTTTGCTGTGTTGGCGCTTTTATCAGGAAGTTTTTCACCGGTAAATGCCGGGATCACGCTTTTATTTTCCAGTATTGGCGGCGCTGCGGTCGGTTTCATCGTTGTATGGCTGAAACGCAAAATTATTGAATGGATCGAAGGCGCGTCTGCACAAGATGTTACCGCCTATCTTTTGATTGAGCTTTTGTTGCCGTTTTTAGCTTATTTACTGGCAGAAGCATTCCACGTTTCGGGAATCATTGCAGCAGTCATTGCCGGGATTGCACAAGCACAATTTCGTCGGAGCAAAATCAGTCTGTTTACTGCGGAATTAGCCAATGTCTCGGAGGCTACTTGGGGAACGATCGTGTTTACACTGAATGCGCTGGTTTTTGTCTTTTTAGGGATAGAGATCTCGCAAGTGTTCTCTCCAGTCTGGGAAAGCGCCACGTATTCAAATCAGCATCTTTTAGGGATCATTTTTGCGGTAGCAGTCAGTCTGTATATTTTGCGCGGGATTTTTATCGTGATGATTTATCTTTTTAAAGAAAGAAGCAACATCAAAAATTGTTTTAATGAAATTCTTTTATTGATCTTTGGCGGGGCAAAAGGAACGTTGAGTTTGGCGACGATTTTTATTTTACCCGTCACAGTCCATGCGCAGAATTTTGAAATCCGGTCGGTACTTCTATTTTTAACTGCAGGAGTCATTATCGTCACATTAGTGATTTCTATGCTGGTTCTCCCGCTGCTTTCTGAAGGAGAAGCAGAACTGCCCATCGATCAGAAAAGACTGTTGATCTTGAAAGAAGTTGCTGCTCAATTAAACGCAGAACGGCAGTTATCTGAAGTGACAGATTCTGAAAAAGTAGCTTTGCAAGCTGTGATTGACAATTATGAAGGTCGGATCTGGGAGACTTACGAAGGATCATTGACTGAAAGTGAACAACAAGAGGTCCAAGAAATACGTGGTCTGATCCTTTCTATCGAACAGGATGGACTAGATGAAAGTTATCGAAAAGGAGAGATCAGCCGCAACAGTTATCGTTTTTATTCACGCTTTATTTCTGAATTTCAAAGATCAGCTACGCGACAATTTTTCTCGTTTCTTGGATTTTGGTTACTAGTAGTACGTCAAATTCTGCGAGTGATGATTCATCCTAAACTTTTTTGGCAGCGTTGGAAAGCCAACGGGCAGGATCTCAAACAGCGGAATATTTCTGAATTGCAAGATGTTTTTGAAAAAAACACCCAACAAGTCCAAGAAAGTTTGGAAAATCTGCGGGACGTATATGATGAAAAATTGATTGATGGTTTTTTGCATCGACGTCAGTTAGTGATCGAACGGCTGCGGCAATCAGATTTTTTTGTCAAAATGCTAGTGAAAGGTGATCCTTCATTCTCAAAAGAGATCTTACGAGGCTATTATTTAGAACGAAAAGTCATTGATGAATTTGAAAGTGCTGGAAAAATCACCACTTTTTCTGCCAATGAGTATCGTAAAGAAGTCAATTTATTGGAATCGTACGCGATTAATCAAAATAGTGCACCTTCATTGATGACCTTCTTGTGGCAGATCCGTATCGAAAAATAA
- a CDS encoding peptidoglycan D,D-transpeptidase FtsI family protein — protein sequence MKKFMEKIRIKEWIENIKTGAQEPENKVSRRSHVPFRLNFLFFTIFTLFVALIAQLGYLQIVNGENITNQLKSSSVVKVQGSTPRGMIYDSTGKALVSNKANPAITFTRGNKMTADDLYQLANKLNELIDVPIDKNLRERDKKDYWLGNKDNLEKATDRLSDADKNLDPSEQYAKIVDTVTDKEIQFNEKQEKAATIFKRMNAAQALNTVFIKNRDVTEKELAVVSERTAELPGISTGTDWTREYQEEGSLKSIMGSVSTEEQGIQAADLEKYLAKGYARNDRVGTSYLEKQYEDVLQGTKSQYEISLDHEGNISNQKEVFAGEKGSNLVLSINAEFQKKVDAILKEKFQPLVDNGRAEYSPGIYAMAMDPNTGSVLAMSGFSHATKSNKLEEDALGTIVNAFVPGSVVKAGTLTAGWDAGVLKGNEVLYDEPIKVNGANVKGSIFNKDGSNNRNISAQKALEISSNSYMMKIAFRLLGMNYNYNVGMPYINQPIQIKAFDELRTAFAQYGMGTKTGIDLPNEESGISTDVSTLSLEGTGALILDLSFGQYDTYTTVQLAQYASTVANGGKRMRPHLVTGIYDNDENGDLGSLKKAIQPRVLNTVNISKNEMEIIQNGFYDAVHGSDPWTTATGLASAKMDVSAKTGTAETSIFDNGKEVNLINSNLVAYGPSDDPKIAISIMIPQIKELSGDHLNVEIAKEIMDAYYDLYMK from the coding sequence ATGAAGAAGTTTATGGAAAAAATACGGATAAAAGAGTGGATCGAAAACATCAAAACAGGTGCGCAAGAGCCGGAGAACAAAGTTAGCAGACGTTCACATGTTCCATTTCGTTTGAACTTTTTATTTTTTACTATTTTTACATTATTTGTGGCGTTGATTGCTCAATTAGGCTATTTGCAGATCGTTAACGGTGAAAATATCACGAATCAGTTGAAATCATCTTCTGTGGTCAAAGTACAAGGAAGTACACCGCGGGGAATGATCTATGATTCTACCGGAAAAGCATTGGTCAGCAACAAAGCAAATCCGGCGATCACGTTTACGCGGGGAAATAAAATGACGGCGGATGATCTTTATCAACTTGCAAATAAGTTGAATGAATTGATCGATGTGCCGATCGATAAAAATTTACGGGAACGAGATAAAAAAGATTACTGGCTGGGAAATAAAGACAATCTGGAAAAAGCTACGGACCGGTTGTCAGATGCTGACAAAAATCTTGATCCTAGTGAACAGTATGCAAAAATCGTTGATACCGTGACGGATAAAGAGATCCAATTCAATGAAAAACAAGAAAAAGCGGCAACAATCTTTAAACGTATGAACGCTGCCCAAGCGTTAAATACAGTTTTCATCAAAAATCGCGATGTAACGGAAAAAGAATTGGCTGTCGTTTCAGAACGTACAGCTGAACTTCCTGGAATCTCAACAGGCACTGACTGGACGCGGGAATATCAAGAAGAAGGCTCATTGAAAAGTATCATGGGCAGTGTTTCGACTGAAGAACAAGGAATCCAAGCAGCTGATCTTGAAAAATATCTGGCAAAAGGCTATGCTCGCAATGACCGGGTCGGAACCAGTTATTTAGAAAAACAATACGAGGATGTTTTGCAAGGTACCAAGTCGCAATATGAGATCTCACTGGATCACGAAGGTAATATTTCTAATCAAAAAGAAGTCTTTGCCGGAGAAAAAGGGTCGAATCTCGTATTGTCTATCAATGCGGAATTTCAAAAGAAAGTTGACGCGATCTTAAAAGAAAAGTTCCAACCGTTAGTAGATAACGGACGAGCGGAGTATTCTCCAGGGATCTATGCTATGGCGATGGATCCTAATACTGGAAGTGTGTTGGCAATGTCCGGCTTTTCTCACGCTACTAAATCAAACAAATTGGAAGAAGACGCTTTAGGAACGATCGTCAATGCATTTGTTCCTGGATCGGTAGTCAAAGCGGGAACATTGACAGCCGGCTGGGATGCGGGAGTTCTTAAAGGAAATGAAGTATTATATGATGAACCGATCAAAGTAAATGGCGCGAACGTCAAAGGTTCTATCTTCAACAAAGACGGTAGTAACAACCGAAATATCTCCGCCCAAAAGGCGCTAGAGATTTCTTCTAACTCCTATATGATGAAAATCGCTTTTCGTTTATTGGGAATGAATTACAATTACAATGTCGGTATGCCGTATATCAACCAACCGATTCAAATCAAGGCGTTTGATGAGTTGCGAACAGCTTTTGCGCAATACGGAATGGGGACAAAAACCGGCATCGATCTGCCTAATGAAGAATCTGGTATCAGTACAGATGTCAGCACGCTTTCATTAGAAGGAACTGGTGCGCTGATCCTTGACCTTTCTTTTGGGCAATATGATACTTATACAACGGTACAGTTGGCTCAATATGCGTCTACTGTCGCAAATGGCGGAAAACGGATGCGGCCTCATTTGGTCACAGGAATCTATGACAATGATGAAAACGGTGATTTAGGAAGTCTGAAAAAAGCGATCCAACCTCGTGTCTTGAATACGGTAAATATTTCCAAAAATGAAATGGAAATCATCCAAAATGGTTTCTATGATGCTGTTCATGGTTCAGATCCATGGACGACAGCTACCGGGTTAGCTTCAGCGAAAATGGATGTATCGGCCAAAACCGGTACTGCTGAAACTTCTATCTTTGATAATGGCAAAGAAGTCAATCTGATCAATAGTAATCTGGTTGCCTACGGTCCATCAGATGATCCAAAGATCGCCATCAGTATCATGATCCCTCAGATCAAAGAACTGTCAGGTGATCACTTGAACGTTGAGATTGCCAAAGAAATCATGGATGCCTACTATGACTTATATATGAAATAA